A single Vulpes lagopus strain Blue_001 chromosome 3, ASM1834538v1, whole genome shotgun sequence DNA region contains:
- the LOC121488249 gene encoding centriole, cilia and spindle-associated protein: MSPGSGVKSEYMKRYREPRWDEYGPCYRELLHYRLGRRLLEQAHAPWLWDDWGPAGTSDDSASSASSGAAGPAPPCAPASPPAEPAAREGPERRARGRAEEQGAEAAEAAEAEEARDAESAAAAAAAAAAAVPALEVKDIKEKPEQQIRTKETDKLLNSTEPRQQQSALFTRGNRKAVKSPQRSSSRIKENKHPFALYGWGEKQMDTGSQKTHNVCASASVHEIHESALRAKNRRQVEKRKLVTQRQRAHSVEVEKNRRVKPSASENPWMTEYMRCYSARA; encoded by the exons ATGTCCCCGGGCAGCGGGGTGAAGAGCGAGTACATGAAGCGCTACCGGGAGCCGCGCTGGGACGAGTACGGGCCGTGCTACCGCGAGCTGCTGCACTACCGCCTGGGCCGCCGGCTGCTGGAGCAGGCGCACGCGCCCTGGCTCTGGGACGACTGGGGCCCGGCCGGCACCTCGGACGACTCGGCGTCGTCGGCGTCGTCGGGCGccgcgggccccgcgcccccctgcgcccccgcctcGCCGCCCGCGGAGCCCGCGGCGCGGgaggggccggagcggcgggcgcgcgggcgggcggaggAGCAGGGCGCcgaggcggcggaggcggcggaggcCGAGGAGGCCCGGGACGCGgagagcgcggcggcggcggcggcggcggcggcggcggctgtgccag cactggaagtgaaagatataaaagaaaaacctgaacAACAGATCAGAACAAAAGAGACTGACAAGTTACTTAACAGTACTGAACCTCGACAGCAACAAAGTGCCTTATTTACTAGAGGAAATAGGAAAGCAGTCAAAAGTCCTCAAAGATCATCAAGtagaataaaagagaacaaacatCCATTTGCCCTTTATGGGTGGGGAGAAAAACAGATGGATACAGGAAGCCAAAAAACTCACAATGTCTGTGCTTCTGCCTCAGTGCATGAG ATTCATGAATCAGCATTACGAGCCAAGAACAGAAGACAggtggaaaaaaggaaactggTCACCCAGAGGCAGCGTGCTCACTCTGTGGAGGTGGAGAAGAACAGACGGGTGAAGCCTTCCGCCTCCGAGAACCCGTGGATGACAGAATATATGAGGTGCTATTCAGCACGAGCATAA